A single Methylobacterium sp. 17Sr1-1 DNA region contains:
- a CDS encoding LLM class flavin-dependent oxidoreductase, which produces MARHRRLHLGAFMRPVGIHTAWWRYPGGLPDANFNFRHLARFARELEAAKFDAFFMADHLAVLNMPVEALKRSATVTSFDPATLLPALAVVTERIGLVATASTTYDQPFHVARRFASLDHLSNGRAGWNVVTTSNPDAAKNFGLEHHPEHADRYDRAHEFVTVVKGLWDSFADDAFLRDVASGIFFDPDKMHVLDHQGPHLSVRGPLNVARPVQGWPVIVQAGASEAGRQLAAETAEVIFGAAASLEDGRRFAEDVRGRMVAAGRDPDHLKILPACFVVVGDSVEEAREKRAHLDGLVHEASAIAALSIALGVDASAFDPDGPLPEIPESNQSKTGRERAITLARREGLTVRQLAQRLGGYAGLAMVGTPETIADEMQAWLEAGASDGFNVMVSDVPQGLEDVTRKVVPELQRRGLFRTEYEGTTLREHLGLPRPENRFFAGAGG; this is translated from the coding sequence ATGGCGCGACACCGCAGGCTTCATCTCGGCGCCTTCATGCGCCCGGTCGGCATCCACACCGCCTGGTGGCGCTATCCGGGCGGCCTGCCGGACGCCAACTTCAATTTTCGCCACCTCGCCCGGTTCGCGCGCGAGCTGGAGGCGGCGAAGTTCGACGCCTTCTTCATGGCCGATCACCTCGCGGTGCTGAACATGCCGGTCGAGGCGCTCAAGCGCTCGGCCACCGTGACCTCGTTCGATCCCGCGACGCTGCTGCCGGCGCTCGCCGTGGTCACCGAGCGGATCGGGCTCGTCGCCACGGCCTCGACCACCTACGACCAGCCGTTCCACGTCGCCCGGCGCTTCGCCTCGCTCGATCACCTAAGCAACGGCCGCGCCGGCTGGAACGTGGTGACGACCTCGAACCCGGATGCCGCGAAGAATTTCGGCCTGGAGCACCATCCCGAGCACGCCGACCGCTACGACCGGGCGCACGAATTCGTCACGGTGGTGAAGGGCCTGTGGGATTCATTCGCCGACGACGCCTTCCTGCGCGACGTCGCGAGCGGGATCTTCTTCGACCCCGACAAGATGCACGTCCTCGACCACCAGGGACCCCACCTCTCGGTGCGCGGACCCCTCAACGTCGCCCGGCCGGTCCAGGGCTGGCCGGTGATCGTGCAGGCGGGCGCGTCCGAGGCCGGGCGCCAGCTCGCCGCCGAGACCGCCGAGGTGATCTTCGGGGCCGCCGCCAGCCTCGAGGACGGGCGGCGATTCGCCGAGGACGTGCGCGGCCGCATGGTCGCGGCGGGCCGCGATCCCGACCATCTCAAGATCCTGCCGGCCTGCTTCGTGGTGGTCGGCGACTCGGTGGAGGAGGCGCGCGAGAAGCGCGCGCATCTCGACGGCCTGGTGCACGAGGCGAGCGCCATCGCCGCCCTGTCGATCGCGCTCGGCGTCGATGCCTCGGCCTTCGATCCCGACGGTCCGCTGCCGGAGATCCCGGAGAGCAATCAGTCGAAGACCGGGCGCGAGCGGGCGATCACGCTGGCGCGCCGCGAGGGCCTGACCGTCCGCCAGCTGGCGCAGCGCCTCGGCGGCTATGCGGGCCTCGCGATGGTCGGCACGCCCGAGACCATCGCCGACGAGATGCAGGCCTGGCTCGAGGCCGGGGCGAGCGACGGCTTCAACGTCATGGTCTCGGATGTGCCGCAGGGGCTCGAGGACGTCACCCGCAAGGTGGTGCCGGAGCTGCAGCGCCGCGGCCTGTTCCGCACCGAGTACGAGGGCACGACCCTGCGCGAGCATCTCGGCCTGCCCCGGCCGGAGAACCGGTTCTTCGCCGGGGCGGGCGGGTGA
- a CDS encoding type II secretion system F family protein translates to MQFLYQLADPYLLGAALAAVAAAATVFTLAQALLEPDRLRHRLKAVGKERDRIRLRERERLNQKASLRQEPKAYMKRVVERLRLDDWLGTENAKNSLMMAGYRGPQAEIAFLFFRLVMPIAFFVLSVFYLFVIEVVDQPALIRFGMVVVAVYLGIKAPEVFLRNQTSKRRAVIQRNWPDTLDLLLICVESGMAIEAAFRRVGVEIANQCMTLAEEMALTTAELAYLTDRRVAYENLAHRTGLESVKNVTTALIQAERYGTPIGQALRVLAQESRDQRMNEAEKKAAALPPKLTVPMILFFLPVLFVVILTPAMVQVFSSK, encoded by the coding sequence ATGCAGTTCCTGTATCAGCTGGCCGATCCATACCTCCTCGGCGCGGCCCTCGCGGCGGTGGCGGCGGCGGCCACAGTCTTCACCCTGGCCCAGGCGCTGCTGGAGCCCGACCGGCTCCGCCACCGCCTCAAGGCGGTGGGCAAGGAGCGCGACCGCATCCGCCTGCGCGAGCGCGAGCGCCTGAACCAGAAGGCGTCCTTGCGCCAGGAGCCCAAGGCCTACATGAAGCGCGTGGTCGAGCGCCTGCGCCTCGACGACTGGCTCGGCACCGAGAACGCCAAGAACAGCCTGATGATGGCGGGCTATCGCGGCCCGCAGGCCGAGATCGCGTTCCTGTTCTTCCGCCTGGTGATGCCGATCGCCTTCTTCGTCCTGTCGGTGTTCTACCTGTTCGTGATCGAGGTGGTGGACCAGCCGGCGCTGATCCGCTTCGGAATGGTGGTGGTGGCGGTCTATCTCGGCATCAAGGCGCCGGAGGTCTTCCTGCGCAACCAGACCTCCAAGCGCCGGGCGGTGATCCAGCGCAACTGGCCGGACACGCTCGACCTCCTGCTGATCTGCGTCGAATCCGGCATGGCGATCGAGGCGGCGTTCCGGCGCGTCGGCGTCGAGATCGCCAACCAGTGCATGACGCTGGCCGAGGAGATGGCGCTCACCACCGCCGAACTGGCCTATCTCACCGACCGGCGCGTCGCCTACGAGAACCTCGCCCACCGCACCGGGCTCGAATCAGTCAAGAACGTCACCACGGCGCTGATTCAGGCCGAGCGCTACGGCACCCCGATCGGCCAGGCCCTGCGGGTGCTGGCCCAGGAGAGCCGCGACCAGCGCATGAACGAGGCCGAGAAGAAGGCCGCCGCCCTGCCGCCGAAGCTCACCGTGCCGATGATCCTGTTCTTCCTGCCGGTGCTGTTCGTGGTGATCCTCACCCCCGCCATGGTGCAGGTGTTCAGTTCGAAGTAG
- the metB gene encoding cystathionine gamma-synthase produces the protein MANEHRRAETIAAANGIGTDTAFGAVTPPLYLSTTYTFAEFEKARAYDYARLGNPTRDQLADTLAKLEGGARAVVMSSGMAALDLALSPLRPGDLLVAPHDCYGGTHRLLSMRAARGHYRVAFVDQTDEGALRAALSEGARIVLTETPSNPLMRITDVRRVAALAKAAGALFVVDNTFLSPALQQPLALGADLVVHSTTKFINGHSDVIGGAVIAADAALGDELAAWANTVGVTGSPFDAYLTLRGVRTLFPRIERQSRNAAAVAAFLDAHPAIARVYYPGLEGHPGHAVAKDQQRGFGAMLSAELAGGREAVRRLVGALRIFSLAESLGGVESLIAHPVTMTHAAMDPEARERAGVGDGLVRLSVGLEAEEDLLGDLARALDAVARG, from the coding sequence TTGGCGAACGAGCACAGGCGGGCGGAGACGATCGCCGCCGCGAACGGGATCGGGACGGACACGGCCTTCGGCGCGGTGACCCCGCCGCTCTACCTCTCGACGACCTACACCTTCGCGGAGTTCGAGAAGGCCCGGGCCTACGACTATGCCCGCCTCGGCAACCCGACCCGCGACCAGCTCGCCGATACCCTGGCGAAGCTGGAGGGCGGCGCCCGCGCGGTGGTGATGTCCAGCGGCATGGCGGCCCTCGACCTCGCCCTCTCCCCCTTGCGCCCCGGCGACCTCCTGGTGGCGCCGCACGATTGTTACGGCGGCACCCACCGGCTGCTGTCGATGCGCGCGGCGCGGGGCCACTACCGCGTCGCCTTCGTCGACCAGACCGACGAGGGGGCGCTGAGGGCCGCGCTCAGTGAAGGCGCCCGGATCGTCCTCACCGAGACGCCCAGCAACCCGCTGATGCGCATCACGGATGTCCGCCGCGTGGCCGCGCTCGCCAAGGCGGCGGGTGCGCTGTTCGTCGTCGACAACACCTTCCTGTCCCCGGCTTTGCAGCAGCCGCTGGCGCTCGGGGCCGACCTCGTCGTCCACTCGACCACCAAGTTCATCAACGGCCATTCGGACGTGATCGGCGGCGCGGTGATCGCCGCCGACGCCGCCCTGGGCGACGAGCTCGCCGCCTGGGCCAACACCGTCGGGGTCACCGGCTCGCCCTTCGACGCCTACCTCACCCTACGCGGCGTGCGCACGCTGTTTCCCCGCATCGAGCGCCAGAGCCGCAACGCCGCGGCGGTCGCCGCCTTCCTCGACGCGCATCCGGCGATCGCCCGCGTCTACTATCCGGGCCTGGAAGGCCATCCCGGCCACGCCGTCGCCAAGGACCAGCAGCGCGGCTTCGGGGCGATGCTGAGCGCCGAGCTCGCCGGCGGGCGCGAGGCGGTGCGCCGGCTCGTCGGGGCGCTCCGGATCTTCAGCCTGGCCGAGTCCCTCGGCGGGGTCGAGAGCCTGATCGCCCACCCGGTGACCATGACCCACGCGGCGATGGACCCGGAGGCCCGGGAGCGGGCCGGCGTCGGCGACGGGCTGGTGCGGCTCTCGGTCGGGCTGGAGGCGGAGGAGGATCTTCTGGGAGACCTAGCCCGGGCGCTCGACGCGGTCGCGCGAGGGTGA
- a CDS encoding NADPH-dependent oxidoreductase: MSETGRGDALRARYGAETALDIAWNEVIAGLLAHRTVRAFRPDPLPDGTLETLVAAAQSAPSSSNLQTWSVVAVEDPATKRRLSEVARGQRHVVEAPLVLVWLADLSRLGALGRDRDAPTEGLDYLEMLMVGVVDAALAAQNATVALESLGLGSVYIGALRNDPEAVADLLGLPPNVLAVFGHCVGWPDPERPAAVKPRLPQEVVLHRGRYDPALAGGPIAAYDAAMVGFQAGQRMPEVGWSGAALERVRGPGSLSGRDRLRGILERRGFGLK; this comes from the coding sequence ATGAGCGAGACGGGACGGGGCGACGCCCTGAGGGCGCGGTACGGCGCGGAGACGGCCCTCGACATCGCCTGGAACGAGGTCATCGCGGGCCTCCTCGCCCACCGCACGGTGCGGGCGTTCCGGCCCGACCCGCTCCCCGACGGCACCCTGGAAACGCTCGTCGCCGCGGCGCAATCGGCGCCGAGCTCGTCCAACCTCCAGACCTGGAGCGTCGTCGCGGTCGAGGATCCGGCAACGAAGCGCCGCTTGTCCGAGGTGGCGCGCGGCCAGCGCCACGTCGTCGAGGCGCCGCTGGTCCTGGTCTGGCTCGCCGACCTGTCGCGCCTCGGCGCGCTCGGGCGCGACCGGGACGCGCCGACGGAGGGGCTCGACTACCTCGAGATGCTGATGGTCGGCGTGGTCGATGCCGCGCTCGCGGCCCAGAACGCCACCGTGGCGCTCGAATCCCTCGGCCTCGGCTCGGTCTATATCGGGGCCCTGCGCAACGATCCGGAGGCGGTGGCCGACCTCCTCGGCCTGCCGCCGAACGTGCTGGCGGTGTTCGGCCACTGCGTCGGCTGGCCCGATCCAGAGCGGCCGGCCGCGGTCAAGCCGCGCCTGCCGCAGGAGGTGGTGCTGCATCGCGGCCGCTACGATCCCGCCCTCGCGGGCGGTCCGATCGCGGCCTACGACGCCGCGATGGTCGGCTTCCAGGCCGGGCAGCGGATGCCGGAAGTCGGCTGGAGCGGGGCCGCGCTCGAGCGGGTGCGCGGGCCCGGCTCGCTCAGCGGCCGCGATCGCCTGCGCGGCATCCTGGAGCGCCGCGGCTTCGGGCTGAAATAG